A single genomic interval of Nostoc commune NIES-4072 harbors:
- a CDS encoding fasciclin domain-containing protein codes for MKTSYSKLLITLAGIAGFSSFSLVIILPSEAKEALNPNPSIFNEAPYNKGQRLQVNTQYTPGEAASVMEKGNTKPKQVAQKGSVTNPRPSIFNEPPYNRGGSVTPSEPTPTIPGTQPTETLPTTPSAPGATGNQGKTLLGLAESNGSFKTLTRALKAAGLTGALQGKDNLTIFAPTDAAFAKLPQDALQELLNPANKEVLLKILTYHVVPGKVLSTDLKSGEVKSLEGGAINVKVDPATGVTVNDAKVTQADITGTNGVIHAIDQVILPPDL; via the coding sequence ATGAAGACAAGTTACAGCAAATTGCTGATCACGTTGGCAGGCATAGCAGGATTTAGTAGTTTCAGCCTTGTTATTATTTTACCATCTGAAGCTAAAGAGGCACTAAATCCTAACCCCAGTATTTTTAACGAAGCTCCCTATAATAAGGGTCAACGTCTTCAAGTAAACACTCAATACACACCTGGTGAAGCTGCTTCCGTAATGGAAAAAGGCAATACCAAACCTAAACAAGTAGCGCAGAAAGGTAGTGTAACAAATCCCAGACCAAGTATTTTCAACGAGCCGCCCTATAACCGTGGTGGTAGCGTTACACCTAGTGAACCAACACCCACTATCCCAGGAACTCAACCCACTGAGACACTTCCTACAACTCCATCAGCACCAGGAGCAACAGGCAATCAAGGTAAAACCTTGTTAGGGTTGGCAGAGTCAAACGGTTCTTTTAAAACCTTAACTAGGGCTTTGAAAGCAGCAGGGTTGACTGGAGCTTTGCAAGGCAAAGATAACTTAACCATTTTTGCACCTACTGATGCAGCTTTTGCTAAGTTACCACAAGATGCTTTACAAGAATTGTTAAATCCAGCTAACAAAGAAGTATTGCTCAAGATTTTAACTTACCATGTAGTACCTGGTAAGGTGTTGTCCACTGATTTGAAGTCTGGCGAAGTTAAAAGCCTTGAAGGTGGCGCAATCAACGTTAAAGTTGATCCTGCAACCGGTGTAACTGTCAATGATGCTAAAGTGACCCAGGCAGATATCACAGGCACTAATGGTGTTATCCACGCAATTGATCAGGTAATTTTGCCTCCTGACTTGTAG
- the hemL gene encoding glutamate-1-semialdehyde 2,1-aminomutase: protein MVNTTIKTTKSQEIFAAAQNLMPGGVSSPVRAFKSVGGQPIVFDRVKGAYIWDVDGNQYIDYVGTWGPAICGHAHPEVIAALHEALEKGTSFGAPSVLENVLAEMVIDAVPSIEMVRFVNSGTEACMGVLRLMRAFTKRDKIIKFEGCYHGHADTFLVKAGSGVATLGLPDSPGVPKSATSTTLTAPFNDLESVKALFEENRDEIAGVILEPVVGNAGFIAPDAGFLEGLRELTHEHGALLVFDEVMTGFRIAYGGAQEKFGVTPDLTTLGKVIGGGLPVGAYGGRRDIMSMVAPAGPVYQAGTLSGNPLAMTAGIKTLELLQKPGTYEYLDRITKKLADGLLKIAKETGHGVCGGQISAMFGLFFTSGPVHNYEDAKKSDTAKFGRFHRGMLERGVYLAPSQFEAGFTSFAHTEEDIEQTLAVARDVMSSL, encoded by the coding sequence TTGGTAAATACCACAATTAAAACAACAAAATCACAAGAAATCTTCGCTGCTGCTCAAAACCTCATGCCCGGAGGAGTCAGTTCTCCGGTTCGTGCCTTTAAGTCTGTGGGCGGACAACCCATCGTTTTTGATCGTGTTAAAGGCGCATATATTTGGGATGTAGATGGCAACCAATATATAGATTATGTAGGCACTTGGGGGCCAGCTATTTGCGGTCATGCTCATCCAGAAGTAATTGCAGCCTTGCATGAAGCTTTAGAAAAAGGCACGAGTTTCGGCGCTCCCTCAGTCCTAGAAAATGTTTTGGCAGAAATGGTTATTGATGCCGTTCCTAGCATCGAAATGGTCAGATTTGTCAACTCTGGAACTGAAGCTTGCATGGGAGTTTTGCGACTGATGCGGGCTTTTACAAAACGAGATAAAATCATCAAATTTGAAGGCTGCTACCACGGACACGCCGACACGTTTCTAGTGAAGGCGGGTTCTGGTGTTGCCACACTTGGCTTGCCAGACTCACCAGGAGTTCCGAAATCGGCAACTAGCACCACTCTAACTGCGCCTTTTAATGACTTAGAATCCGTCAAAGCCTTGTTTGAAGAAAACCGCGACGAGATTGCTGGTGTAATTCTTGAGCCAGTTGTCGGTAATGCTGGATTTATTGCACCTGACGCTGGTTTCTTAGAAGGATTACGAGAATTGACTCACGAACATGGAGCATTATTGGTATTTGACGAAGTGATGACAGGCTTCCGTATTGCTTACGGTGGCGCTCAAGAAAAATTTGGTGTGACTCCCGACTTAACAACCTTGGGTAAAGTGATTGGTGGTGGGTTGCCAGTAGGAGCTTATGGCGGTCGCCGAGATATTATGTCAATGGTTGCCCCCGCCGGCCCTGTATATCAAGCTGGGACTCTTTCTGGTAATCCTTTGGCGATGACTGCTGGTATTAAGACTTTAGAATTGCTGCAAAAGCCAGGTACTTACGAATATCTTGACCGGATTACTAAGAAGCTAGCAGATGGTTTACTGAAAATTGCCAAAGAAACTGGTCATGGGGTGTGCGGTGGTCAAATCAGCGCTATGTTTGGCTTATTCTTTACCTCTGGCCCAGTTCATAACTACGAAGATGCCAAAAAGTCTGATACAGCCAAATTCGGACGCTTCCATCGGGGTATGTTAGAGCGTGGTGTTTACTTAGCACCCTCTCAATTTGAAGCTGGGTTTACGTCTTTTGCTCACACTGAAGAGGACATTGAGCAGACTTTAGCAGTTGCACGGGATGTAATGTCTAGCCTGTAA
- a CDS encoding ChaB family protein, translating to MLYNSNKDLPLDIQTRLSEAYQDLYRAAFNSAIHWYGEASKAHKVALSAVKMQSAMERNVLV from the coding sequence ATGTTATACAACTCGAATAAAGACTTACCTCTAGATATTCAAACTCGATTATCTGAAGCATACCAGGATCTTTACCGAGCAGCTTTTAATTCGGCCATCCATTGGTATGGTGAAGCCTCAAAAGCTCACAAAGTCGCTTTGAGTGCTGTAAAGATGCAGTCTGCTATGGAACGGAATGTTCTTGTTTAA
- the hisIE gene encoding bifunctional phosphoribosyl-AMP cyclohydrolase/phosphoribosyl-ATP diphosphatase HisIE: protein MSSNDSHSLHYAIPVEEIRYDERGLVPAIVQDYLDGTVLMMAWMNQESLQKTLETEETWFWSRSRQELWHKGATSGHIQKVQSIRYDCDSDALLIGVEQLGDIACHTGERSCFHQIEGKIAPPPGDTLSQLFQIICDRRDNPTESSYTCKLLAGGDNKILKKIGEETAEVVMAFKDDEADAIAGEVADLLYHTLVALAHHQVDLKAVYRKLQERRQ, encoded by the coding sequence ATGTCTTCTAACGATTCGCACTCTCTGCATTACGCTATCCCTGTTGAGGAAATTCGCTACGATGAACGGGGTCTAGTGCCTGCAATTGTCCAAGATTATTTGGATGGTACTGTCCTAATGATGGCGTGGATGAATCAGGAGTCGTTACAAAAAACTTTAGAAACTGAAGAAACTTGGTTTTGGAGTCGTTCGCGGCAAGAATTGTGGCATAAGGGGGCGACTTCTGGACATATTCAAAAAGTGCAAAGTATCCGTTATGACTGTGATAGTGATGCGCTGCTCATCGGGGTAGAGCAATTAGGAGATATTGCCTGCCATACTGGAGAACGCAGTTGCTTTCACCAAATAGAAGGAAAAATTGCCCCACCACCAGGGGATACATTGTCGCAATTGTTTCAAATAATATGCGATCGCCGCGATAATCCGACAGAAAGTTCTTATACCTGTAAACTATTGGCAGGTGGCGATAACAAAATTTTGAAAAAGATTGGTGAGGAAACCGCCGAGGTGGTAATGGCTTTTAAGGATGATGAAGCAGATGCGATCGCAGGTGAAGTGGCTGATTTGCTATATCATACTTTGGTTGCCTTAGCTCACCATCAAGTTGATTTAAAAGCGGTATATCGTAAGTTGCAAGAACGTCGCCAATGA
- a CDS encoding MDR family MFS transporter: MTSKLMKLASQSQLSSWLPSIHPQVWIFAIGRFLSEVGTGCTLFYAPIFFVNQVGLSATSVGVALGSASISGVVGRIVGGSLADSEHWGRRRTLLLATAISAIGSLVLAATNNFMILVIGSLISGLGIGFYWPAAESVVADASQIDNRRETFAIARLADNLGLAIGIMLAGFLISIIGSYRWLFVIDAISFLVFFGVVYIGISETEQQQIEESENTKLFASWMAVLTDGRFLVYIAVNIFFTIYISQIHSTLPLFFKNFVIKSTTEGFAQTTISVLFAWHLVFAIICQLPVTSILKRCSHTLALTVSAIFWAIGFGLIWVSGTAPSDNLVWAILALGVFSVAIVSYTPSAASLVTELAPENQRGVYFSINALCWAVGSFIGHPLGGWALDQPQIITNSYWLCFILSVAIAVAILQYLNRILSE; the protein is encoded by the coding sequence ATGACATCTAAACTCATGAAATTAGCTTCGCAATCGCAGTTATCATCGTGGCTGCCCTCGATACATCCGCAGGTATGGATTTTTGCAATTGGTAGATTTCTGTCGGAAGTTGGTACTGGCTGTACCCTGTTTTACGCCCCGATCTTTTTTGTCAATCAAGTTGGTTTATCTGCAACCAGTGTTGGGGTAGCCTTGGGTAGCGCTTCGATTTCCGGCGTTGTAGGGCGGATTGTAGGTGGTTCTTTGGCTGATTCTGAACACTGGGGACGCCGCCGCACTTTATTGCTAGCCACGGCGATTTCCGCAATTGGTTCTCTGGTTTTAGCTGCAACCAATAATTTTATGATTTTGGTAATCGGTAGCTTGATTAGCGGTTTAGGGATAGGTTTCTATTGGCCTGCTGCTGAATCTGTTGTTGCTGACGCTAGCCAGATTGACAATCGCCGCGAAACTTTTGCGATCGCTCGCCTAGCTGATAATCTTGGGTTAGCTATCGGAATTATGCTGGCTGGTTTTTTGATCTCAATAATTGGGAGTTATCGCTGGCTTTTTGTGATTGATGCCATCTCTTTTTTAGTGTTTTTTGGGGTTGTCTATATAGGAATTAGTGAAACTGAACAGCAGCAAATAGAGGAATCTGAAAACACAAAACTTTTTGCTTCTTGGATGGCAGTATTAACAGATGGCCGTTTCCTGGTTTACATAGCAGTTAATATATTCTTTACAATCTATATTTCTCAAATCCACAGCACCCTGCCGCTTTTCTTCAAAAACTTTGTTATCAAAAGTACTACTGAAGGATTTGCTCAAACTACGATTAGCGTTTTATTTGCTTGGCATCTGGTGTTCGCCATCATCTGTCAGTTGCCTGTCACTAGTATCTTAAAACGCTGCTCTCACACACTCGCACTAACTGTTTCTGCTATTTTCTGGGCAATTGGTTTTGGACTGATTTGGGTAAGCGGCACTGCCCCATCTGATAATCTGGTTTGGGCAATATTGGCATTGGGAGTATTTTCTGTGGCGATTGTCTCTTACACCCCATCTGCTGCTTCTTTAGTGACGGAGTTAGCCCCGGAAAATCAACGTGGTGTTTATTTTTCCATCAATGCTTTGTGCTGGGCTGTTGGCTCATTTATTGGTCATCCCTTGGGTGGATGGGCATTAGATCAACCACAAATTATTACCAATAGTTACTGGTTATGCTTCATCTTGAGTGTAGCGATCGCAGTGGCGATTTTACAATACCTAAATCGAATTTTGTCTGAGTAG
- a CDS encoding aldo/keto reductase, whose product MPGTTSNSEMLYRVLGSTGEKVSAIGLGGWHLALKHVDEQLAIRIVRTAIDRGITFMDNSWDYNGGVSEIRMGKALRDRYRDKVFLMTKIDGRSKKVAAKQLDESLQRLQVDCIDLVQHHEILRHEDPHRVFDEEGANAALIEAREAGKLRYIGFTGHKDPYVHLHMLEVAAANGFKFDTAQMPLNVMDAHYRSFEKLVVPELVKQNIGVLGMKSLANGIILRSNTVTPIECLHYALNLPTSVVITGIDNMEILEQAFEAVRTFQPMNDQQVRSLLAKTAEAASRGKFEPFKTSSIFDSTAQNPDWLGEEPQRLQQLMSA is encoded by the coding sequence ATGCCAGGAACTACATCAAATTCAGAAATGCTATATCGAGTTCTCGGTAGTACAGGAGAAAAAGTTTCCGCCATTGGATTGGGTGGTTGGCATCTCGCCTTGAAGCACGTTGATGAGCAATTGGCAATCCGAATTGTTAGAACAGCCATTGATCGTGGCATTACCTTTATGGATAACAGTTGGGATTACAACGGTGGAGTCAGCGAGATTCGCATGGGAAAGGCGCTGCGCGATCGCTATCGAGATAAAGTGTTCTTGATGACGAAAATCGATGGTCGTTCTAAAAAAGTAGCAGCAAAACAGCTAGACGAATCACTCCAACGCCTGCAAGTTGATTGCATCGATCTCGTTCAGCACCACGAAATCCTTCGGCACGAAGACCCACATCGAGTTTTTGACGAAGAAGGAGCGAATGCTGCCTTGATTGAGGCACGAGAAGCCGGCAAACTCCGATATATTGGTTTTACTGGGCACAAAGACCCTTATGTTCATCTGCACATGCTGGAAGTTGCAGCCGCTAACGGGTTTAAATTTGATACAGCGCAGATGCCGCTTAATGTGATGGATGCCCACTACCGAAGCTTTGAAAAGCTGGTTGTGCCAGAACTAGTTAAACAAAACATCGGTGTTCTGGGAATGAAAAGCTTGGCAAACGGTATTATTTTACGGTCAAATACTGTAACCCCAATTGAATGTTTACACTATGCTTTGAATCTGCCCACATCGGTTGTGATTACCGGAATTGACAACATGGAGATTCTAGAGCAAGCTTTTGAAGCAGTGCGGACATTCCAGCCAATGAATGACCAGCAGGTGCGATCGCTTTTAGCAAAAACGGCAGAAGCGGCATCACGCGGCAAGTTTGAGCCTTTCAAAACCTCATCAATTTTCGATAGCACTGCCCAAAATCCAGATTGGCTAGGAGAGGAACCACAGCGCCTTCAGCAATTGATGTCAGCGTGA